From Streptomyces griseorubiginosus, one genomic window encodes:
- a CDS encoding TetR/AcrR family transcriptional regulator produces MSGGPERREELLATAAEVFAAQGYRATTVRRIADAAGILAGSLYYHFDSKESMVDEILSTFLSDLWARYDAVLAGGLGPRETIEALVTESFREIDRHHAAVAIYQKEARILQTQPRFAYLADSQVKFEKAWLSTLERGVAERAFRADLDIRLTYRFLRDTVWVAASWYRPGGQHSPEEIARQYLSMVLEGINLRE; encoded by the coding sequence ATGAGCGGCGGGCCCGAGCGCCGTGAGGAGCTCCTCGCCACCGCCGCCGAGGTGTTCGCCGCGCAGGGCTACCGCGCCACCACCGTCCGCAGGATCGCGGACGCGGCGGGGATCCTCGCGGGCAGCCTGTACTACCACTTCGATTCCAAGGAGTCGATGGTCGACGAGATCCTCTCCACCTTCCTGTCCGACCTGTGGGCGCGCTACGACGCCGTCCTGGCCGGCGGTCTGGGGCCCAGGGAGACCATCGAGGCACTCGTCACCGAGTCCTTCCGGGAGATCGACCGGCATCACGCGGCGGTCGCGATCTACCAGAAGGAGGCCAGGATCCTGCAGACCCAGCCGCGCTTCGCCTATCTGGCCGACTCCCAGGTGAAGTTCGAGAAGGCGTGGCTGAGCACCCTGGAGCGCGGGGTGGCCGAACGGGCCTTCCGTGCCGATCTCGACATCCGGCTCACGTACCGCTTCCTGCGCGACACCGTGTGGGTCGCGGCCTCGTGGTACCGGCCGGGCGGACAGCACAGCCCCGAGGAGATCGCCCGCCAGTACCTGTCGATGGTGCTGGAGGGCATCAACCTGCGCGAATGA
- a CDS encoding SDR family oxidoreductase, which translates to MTTSPPPYVPGHHLLAGRGAVVTAAAGAGIGGATARRLLEEGASVVVSDAHARRLKECAAELSDAFGAERVAALPCDVTDEDQVAALFDLAEERHGRLDVVVNNAGLGGTADLVDMTDEQWSKVLDVTLNGTFRCTRAALRRMKAAGRGGVVVNNASVVGWRAQRGQAHYAAAKAGVMALTRCAALEAAEFGVRVNAVAPSLAMHPHLVKVTTPELLAELTAREAFGRYAEPWEVANVVVFLASGYSSYMTGEVVAVSSQHA; encoded by the coding sequence GTGACCACCTCCCCGCCGCCCTATGTGCCCGGCCACCACCTCCTCGCCGGCCGCGGCGCCGTCGTGACCGCGGCAGCCGGGGCCGGGATCGGCGGGGCGACCGCGCGCAGGCTGCTGGAGGAGGGTGCGAGCGTCGTCGTATCGGATGCGCACGCCCGTCGGCTCAAGGAGTGCGCGGCGGAACTCTCCGACGCCTTCGGGGCGGAGCGGGTCGCCGCGCTGCCCTGTGACGTCACCGACGAGGACCAGGTGGCCGCCCTGTTCGACCTCGCCGAGGAGCGCCACGGGCGGCTCGACGTCGTCGTCAACAATGCCGGGCTCGGGGGTACCGCCGACCTCGTGGACATGACCGACGAGCAGTGGTCGAAGGTGCTCGACGTGACACTCAACGGCACCTTCCGCTGCACGCGCGCCGCGCTGCGGCGGATGAAGGCCGCGGGCCGAGGCGGAGTCGTCGTCAACAACGCCTCCGTCGTCGGCTGGCGGGCGCAGCGGGGCCAGGCGCACTACGCGGCCGCGAAGGCGGGCGTGATGGCGCTGACCCGGTGCGCCGCCCTGGAGGCCGCCGAGTTCGGGGTCCGGGTCAACGCGGTGGCGCCGAGTCTGGCCATGCACCCCCATCTGGTGAAGGTGACGACTCCGGAGCTGCTGGCGGAGTTGACGGCCCGGGAGGCGTTCGGACGGTACGCCGAGCCGTGGGAGGTGGCCAACGTTGTCGTCTTCCTGGCGTCCGGCTACTCGTCGTACATGACGGGCGAGGTCGTCGCGGTCAGCAGCCAGCACGCGTGA
- a CDS encoding acyl-CoA dehydrogenase family protein, with translation MDLDFSAAEDAFRAEARAWLAAHVPEQPLPSLETEEGFAAHRAWERTMSDGRWSVVSWPEEYGGRGAFVLEWLVFEEEYYAAGAPGRVGQNGINLLAPTLFEHGTPEQCARVLPPMATGEVIWAQAWSEPEAGSDLASLRSTARRADGGWLLNGQKTWSSRAAFADRAFGLFRSDRDGLDEGKPHRGLTYLMFPLRADGVTVRPVGRLDGKPAFAELFLDDVFVPDEDVIGAPGQGWRVAMSTAGNERGLTLRSPGRFTAAADRLTRLWRDRADPADSALRDRVADAVIRARAYRLFTYAGASRLAAGGSIGAESSMNKVYWSELDIALHETALDLLGPYGELADHADEAPAHGSWAEGHTFSLAGPIYAGTNEIQRDIIAERLLGLPKGRR, from the coding sequence ATGGACCTCGACTTCTCGGCGGCCGAGGACGCCTTCCGGGCCGAGGCCCGCGCCTGGCTCGCCGCCCACGTACCCGAACAGCCCCTGCCCTCGCTGGAGACCGAGGAGGGCTTCGCCGCGCACCGGGCCTGGGAGCGCACCATGTCCGACGGCCGCTGGTCGGTGGTGTCATGGCCCGAGGAGTACGGCGGCCGGGGTGCTTTCGTGCTGGAGTGGCTGGTCTTCGAGGAGGAGTACTACGCGGCCGGCGCACCGGGCCGGGTCGGCCAGAACGGCATCAACCTGCTCGCCCCCACCCTCTTCGAGCACGGCACCCCCGAGCAGTGCGCCCGCGTCCTTCCGCCGATGGCCACCGGGGAGGTGATCTGGGCCCAGGCGTGGTCGGAACCCGAGGCCGGTTCGGACCTCGCCTCGCTCCGCTCCACCGCCCGACGCGCCGACGGGGGCTGGCTGCTGAACGGCCAGAAGACCTGGTCCTCCCGCGCCGCCTTCGCCGACCGCGCCTTCGGTCTCTTCCGCAGCGACCGGGACGGCCTGGACGAGGGCAAGCCCCACCGAGGCCTGACCTACCTGATGTTCCCCCTTCGCGCCGACGGCGTGACCGTACGCCCCGTCGGACGGCTCGACGGGAAACCCGCCTTCGCGGAACTCTTCCTCGACGACGTCTTCGTACCCGACGAGGACGTCATCGGTGCACCCGGCCAGGGCTGGCGGGTCGCGATGAGCACCGCCGGCAACGAACGCGGCCTCACCCTGCGCAGCCCCGGCCGCTTCACCGCGGCCGCCGACCGGCTCACCCGGCTGTGGCGGGACCGCGCCGACCCCGCCGACAGCGCACTGCGCGACCGGGTCGCCGACGCCGTGATCCGCGCCCGCGCCTACCGGTTGTTCACCTACGCCGGTGCCTCACGCCTCGCCGCCGGCGGCTCGATCGGCGCCGAGTCCAGCATGAACAAGGTGTACTGGTCCGAGCTGGACATCGCCCTGCACGAGACCGCGCTGGACCTCCTCGGCCCGTACGGCGAACTCGCCGACCACGCCGACGAGGCGCCCGCGCACGGCAGTTGGGCCGAAGGGCACACCTTCTCCCTGGCCGGACCGATCTACGCGGGCACCAACGAGATCCAGCGCGACATCATCGCCGAGCGGCTGCTCGGCCTGCCGAAGGGACGCCGGTGA
- a CDS encoding acyl-CoA dehydrogenase family protein, translating into MRFLLDDEHREFARSLDALLRASDTPAVVRAWSTGDHGPGRALWSRLAEAGVLGLAVPEEYDGLGLLPVELTVAFTELGRHAVPGPLVETVAAAALLDRLGDRHATWLRGMASGKTVATLCPPADDTPYALDADMADLVLVVTGDTLRVAESTGPVQPSADPARRLSRPTGGTVLAEGPHLRRAAAYATDIGTLATAAQALGVGRALLDRTVSHVRQRHQFGRPIGSFQAVKHRLADVLISLEFTEPLIHAAALSLASASEHAARDIAAAKAAAGDTVHLAARTALQCHGAIGYTDELDLSLWIRKAQALRTAWGTPSACRARVLTT; encoded by the coding sequence ATGCGCTTCCTCCTCGACGACGAGCACAGGGAGTTCGCGCGATCGCTCGACGCCCTGCTGAGGGCGTCCGACACCCCGGCTGTCGTCAGGGCCTGGAGCACCGGCGACCACGGGCCCGGACGCGCCCTGTGGAGCCGTCTCGCGGAAGCCGGAGTGCTCGGGCTCGCCGTACCGGAGGAGTACGACGGCCTCGGTCTCCTGCCGGTCGAACTCACGGTGGCGTTCACGGAGTTGGGCCGCCACGCGGTACCCGGCCCGCTGGTCGAGACGGTGGCGGCGGCCGCACTGCTCGACCGGCTGGGTGACCGGCACGCGACCTGGCTCCGCGGGATGGCCTCCGGCAAGACCGTCGCGACCCTGTGCCCGCCCGCGGACGACACCCCCTACGCCCTGGACGCCGACATGGCCGACCTGGTCCTGGTCGTCACCGGCGACACGCTGCGGGTGGCCGAGTCCACCGGCCCCGTCCAGCCGTCCGCCGACCCGGCCCGCCGCCTGTCCCGGCCGACGGGCGGCACCGTCCTGGCCGAGGGACCGCACCTACGGCGTGCCGCCGCGTACGCCACCGACATCGGCACCCTGGCCACCGCGGCGCAGGCACTGGGCGTGGGCCGGGCGCTGCTCGACCGGACCGTGTCCCACGTACGCCAACGCCACCAGTTCGGACGGCCGATCGGCTCCTTCCAGGCGGTCAAGCACCGGCTCGCGGACGTACTGATCAGCCTCGAGTTCACCGAGCCGCTGATCCACGCCGCCGCCCTCTCGCTCGCGTCCGCGTCGGAGCACGCCGCCAGGGACATCGCCGCGGCGAAGGCCGCGGCCGGCGACACGGTCCACCTGGCGGCCCGCACGGCGCTGCAATGCCACGGCGCCATCGGCTACACGGACGAACTCGACCTGTCCCTGTGGATCCGCAAGGCCCAGGCTCTGCGCACCGCCTGGGGCACCCCGTCGGCCTGCCGGGCGCGCGTCCTCACCACCTGA
- a CDS encoding MBL fold metallo-hydrolase, whose protein sequence is MNGTVTVLDRGAVRIHSYMSPADTFHTTTQLIETPARIVAIDAQLLPAYAEEAVAYARGLGKPLDRLIVTHAHPDHYNGAARFGVPVHALARVTEQIIARGDSHLPTGQVIPLGEFTPSVALVPGTEVIDGVLFVFEAVSGGEAADELLVKLPEQGVLIAQDLVYHDVHLYLGNNDIAGWQRAVDALAAESGYDTILAGHGAPTGPEVYADVRRYLDDARELLGDDGDAYKKAIVDRYPSHVGPFIIDIANRSLFPATD, encoded by the coding sequence ATGAACGGCACGGTCACGGTTCTCGACAGGGGCGCGGTCCGCATCCACAGCTACATGTCGCCGGCCGACACCTTCCACACCACCACCCAGCTGATCGAGACCCCGGCGCGGATCGTCGCGATCGACGCCCAGCTGCTTCCCGCCTACGCCGAGGAGGCCGTCGCGTACGCCAGGGGCCTCGGCAAGCCGCTGGACCGGCTGATCGTCACCCACGCCCACCCGGACCACTACAACGGCGCCGCCCGCTTCGGCGTCCCCGTGCACGCCCTGGCCCGGGTGACCGAGCAGATCATCGCCCGCGGCGACAGCCACCTGCCGACGGGACAGGTCATTCCCCTCGGCGAGTTCACCCCGAGCGTGGCCCTCGTCCCGGGCACCGAGGTCATCGACGGCGTCCTCTTCGTCTTCGAGGCCGTCTCCGGCGGCGAGGCAGCCGACGAGCTCCTCGTCAAGCTGCCCGAGCAGGGCGTCCTGATCGCCCAGGACCTCGTCTACCACGACGTCCACCTCTACCTGGGCAACAACGACATCGCCGGCTGGCAGCGGGCCGTCGACGCGCTGGCCGCCGAGAGCGGTTACGACACGATCCTGGCCGGCCACGGCGCCCCCACCGGCCCCGAGGTCTACGCCGACGTCCGCCGCTACCTGGACGACGCCCGCGAACTGCTCGGCGACGACGGCGACGCGTACAAGAAGGCCATCGTGGACCGATACCCCTCCCACGTGGGCCCGTTCATCATCGACATCGCCAACCGGTCGCTGTTCCCCGCCACCGACTGA
- a CDS encoding helix-turn-helix transcriptional regulator: MPAVDPEGPGPSQRGAIPRLDFNPPHERVPGLEIVDLATLHERRRRRGSRADQVHRVDFHTLTLITEGSAEHAVDFVTYPCRPGTLLWIRPGQVQRFVRAGTADGTQLLFTPAFPPHTSSADRLVKEWYGPACRQLGARPEYAVLSTLLGQMRAEYDRPEGTASAEILQLLLATVLLQIDRLPRPDGGGDPHAGGEVYARFRAELERGYATTRRAADYAHRLGYTVKTLTRACVAATGQPVKHVIDARVALEAQRLLAHTDEPVATIARRLGFVEPTNFGKFFTRHTGTTPGTFRQTHQGG, encoded by the coding sequence ATGCCTGCGGTGGATCCCGAAGGCCCGGGCCCCTCGCAGCGGGGAGCCATCCCCCGGCTCGACTTCAACCCACCGCACGAACGCGTTCCGGGCCTGGAGATCGTCGACCTGGCGACCCTGCACGAGCGGCGCAGGCGGCGGGGCAGCCGGGCCGACCAGGTCCACCGGGTCGACTTCCACACCCTCACGCTGATCACGGAGGGCAGCGCCGAGCACGCGGTCGACTTCGTGACCTACCCCTGCCGCCCCGGCACCCTGCTGTGGATCCGCCCCGGCCAGGTGCAGCGGTTCGTGCGGGCGGGCACCGCCGACGGCACCCAGCTCCTCTTCACACCGGCCTTCCCGCCCCACACCAGCAGTGCCGACCGGCTGGTGAAGGAGTGGTACGGGCCTGCCTGCCGGCAGTTGGGTGCGCGCCCCGAGTACGCCGTCCTGTCGACCCTGCTCGGTCAGATGCGAGCCGAGTACGACCGTCCCGAGGGGACCGCGTCGGCGGAGATCCTCCAACTCCTGCTGGCCACCGTGCTGTTGCAGATCGACCGGCTGCCCCGTCCCGACGGCGGCGGCGACCCGCACGCGGGCGGCGAGGTGTACGCGCGCTTCCGCGCCGAACTGGAGCGGGGGTACGCCACCACCCGCCGCGCCGCCGACTACGCCCACCGTCTCGGATACACCGTCAAGACCCTCACACGCGCCTGTGTCGCCGCCACCGGGCAACCCGTGAAGCACGTCATCGACGCCCGGGTGGCTCTCGAGGCGCAGCGCCTGCTCGCCCACACCGACGAGCCGGTGGCGACGATCGCCCGCCGACTGGGATTCGTCGAACCCACCAACTTCGGAAAGTTCTTCACCCGCCACACCGGTACGACCCCGGGCACGTTCCGCCAGACCCATCAGGGTGGATAG
- a CDS encoding glycosyl hydrolase family 95 catalytic domain-containing protein, translating into MKDPSMDRRRFLTATAITTGAAALPGGLLAGEAEAAVPPQIALPDRGIHDTSPAAAWTDGFLTGNGEYGAVLHGAPTLEKVVLNFHRLVLPNGTRTVKPPVLSGRLDGVRDKALAGNYAGANSDFASGWALRWTQTYHPAYELRLSTPGTTTVDDYGRTTDFRTGEVASSWTDQYGTWTRRAFVSRADHVIVHELTPAPGRTVDTTLSVNTALDGVPSGVGFTTRATSSNGDGYLNLRGTYPTGQGAFGYEGVTRVVATGAGSSVTVSGSTIVVARATRVILLTKLDRYESATAWNSEPLHAQLATIGTDYAALRSAHTAIHTELYDRSRLDLNVSDADRRLSVSELIARQNANRGVIDLALLERLYDSGRYLFISSSGVLPPRLTGIWTGSWNGAWADDFTTDANINLQVAGANILDTAEVMRGYFDLILGQLADWRTNAGNLYGARGFLAPSRTDGEYGHMLHFDNSSFPGQCWTGGADWLLYPMLEYYEVTGDSTFYATELAPALMELALFYEDFLTRTDANGKAVFVPSFSMENAPGNTGVCLSVNATGDIMAGRHALQAAVDAADALGVEQGSGQGVARWTALLAKLPDYRVNSDSALAEWSWPTLTDHYDHRHIQHLYGAWPLHEINPEEKPALVRPALKALEKRGDQNISAHGSLHRALAGARLKDGGKVYDNLKKIIGNNMVFKSLMTSHNPDLDIYNADAAHALPGVLAEALIYSRPGVLEILPALPDQLTKGSITGVRARGRIRIHTFAWDLTARTATLSVTSAVDQTVTLISRRGMTAVTTTASAAASPLGTHARKVSLVAGERTDITVSLLSGWFRLVDRRSGKALDVAAGGTADGAKVIQFAPSGATNQQWQFLPNADGSFRLRARHSGKVLDSPGGGAQGAQLIQWPDAGSDNQWWRLVDAGDGFHRLVNVRNGTWCADVDGGSTADGARVIQWPVGSGTSQEWQIVGV; encoded by the coding sequence GTGAAAGACCCCTCCATGGACCGCCGACGCTTCCTGACCGCCACCGCGATCACCACCGGAGCGGCCGCCCTCCCCGGCGGCCTCCTCGCGGGGGAGGCCGAGGCCGCCGTACCGCCTCAGATCGCACTCCCCGACCGCGGCATCCACGACACCTCCCCCGCCGCCGCCTGGACCGACGGCTTCCTCACCGGCAACGGTGAGTACGGCGCCGTCCTGCACGGGGCGCCGACCCTGGAGAAGGTGGTCCTCAACTTCCACCGGCTCGTGCTGCCGAACGGCACCCGCACGGTCAAGCCGCCCGTGCTCTCCGGCCGCCTCGACGGCGTACGCGACAAGGCACTGGCCGGGAACTACGCCGGCGCCAACAGCGACTTCGCCTCGGGATGGGCACTGCGCTGGACACAGACCTACCACCCCGCATACGAACTGCGCCTCAGCACCCCGGGCACGACCACGGTCGACGACTACGGCCGCACCACCGACTTCCGCACCGGGGAGGTCGCCTCCAGCTGGACCGACCAGTACGGCACCTGGACGCGCCGCGCGTTCGTCTCCAGAGCCGACCACGTGATCGTCCATGAACTCACCCCCGCACCCGGCCGTACGGTCGACACCACGCTCAGTGTCAACACCGCGCTCGACGGCGTGCCCAGCGGCGTCGGTTTCACCACCCGCGCCACTTCGAGCAACGGCGACGGCTACCTGAACCTGCGCGGCACCTACCCCACGGGACAGGGCGCCTTCGGCTACGAGGGCGTCACGCGGGTCGTGGCGACAGGGGCGGGCTCCTCGGTCACCGTCAGCGGCTCCACGATCGTCGTGGCCAGGGCGACCCGGGTGATCCTGCTGACCAAGCTGGACCGCTACGAGTCCGCCACCGCCTGGAACTCCGAGCCGCTGCACGCCCAACTGGCCACGATCGGCACGGACTACGCCGCTCTGCGCTCGGCGCACACCGCGATCCACACCGAGTTGTACGACCGCTCCCGCCTCGACCTGAACGTCTCGGACGCCGACCGCAGGCTCTCCGTCAGCGAGCTCATCGCCCGCCAGAACGCGAACCGGGGCGTCATCGACCTCGCCCTGCTGGAGCGCCTGTACGACTCCGGCCGCTACCTCTTCATCAGCTCCAGCGGAGTCCTGCCGCCCCGCCTCACCGGCATCTGGACGGGTTCCTGGAACGGCGCCTGGGCCGACGACTTCACCACCGACGCCAACATCAACCTCCAGGTCGCCGGCGCCAACATCCTCGACACCGCCGAGGTGATGCGGGGCTACTTCGACCTGATCCTCGGACAACTCGCCGACTGGCGCACCAACGCCGGCAACCTCTACGGCGCCCGCGGCTTCCTCGCCCCGTCCCGGACCGACGGCGAGTACGGCCACATGCTGCACTTCGACAACAGCTCCTTCCCGGGCCAGTGCTGGACCGGCGGCGCCGACTGGCTGCTGTACCCGATGCTGGAGTACTACGAGGTCACCGGCGACAGCACCTTCTACGCCACCGAGCTCGCCCCGGCCCTCATGGAACTAGCCCTGTTCTACGAGGACTTCCTCACCCGCACCGACGCGAACGGCAAGGCCGTCTTCGTGCCGTCGTTCTCCATGGAGAACGCGCCCGGCAACACCGGAGTGTGCCTGTCGGTCAACGCCACCGGCGACATCATGGCGGGCAGGCACGCTCTCCAGGCCGCCGTCGACGCCGCCGACGCCCTGGGCGTCGAGCAGGGCAGCGGTCAGGGCGTGGCCCGCTGGACGGCGCTGCTGGCCAAGCTGCCCGACTACCGCGTCAACAGCGACAGCGCGCTCGCCGAATGGTCATGGCCCACCCTGACCGACCACTACGACCACCGGCACATCCAGCACCTGTACGGTGCCTGGCCGTTGCACGAGATCAACCCCGAGGAGAAGCCCGCGCTCGTCCGCCCGGCACTCAAGGCCCTGGAGAAGCGCGGCGACCAGAACATCTCGGCCCACGGCAGCCTCCACCGCGCTCTGGCCGGCGCCCGGCTGAAGGACGGCGGCAAGGTCTACGACAACCTCAAGAAGATCATCGGGAACAACATGGTCTTCAAGTCGCTGATGACCTCGCACAATCCCGACCTCGACATCTACAACGCGGACGCCGCGCACGCCTTGCCGGGTGTGCTCGCGGAGGCACTGATCTACTCCCGGCCAGGGGTGCTGGAGATCCTGCCGGCCCTGCCCGACCAGCTCACCAAGGGCTCCATCACCGGCGTACGCGCCCGCGGCCGGATCCGGATCCACACCTTCGCCTGGGACCTGACCGCCCGCACCGCCACCCTCTCCGTCACCTCGGCGGTCGACCAGACCGTCACCCTCATCAGCCGCCGGGGCATGACGGCCGTGACCACGACCGCGTCCGCCGCCGCCTCGCCCCTGGGCACCCACGCCCGCAAGGTGTCCCTGGTCGCCGGAGAGCGCACGGACATCACGGTCTCCCTGCTCAGCGGCTGGTTCCGGCTGGTCGATCGGCGCAGCGGCAAGGCCCTCGACGTCGCGGCGGGAGGCACTGCCGACGGCGCGAAGGTCATCCAGTTCGCGCCGTCCGGTGCCACCAACCAGCAGTGGCAGTTCCTGCCCAACGCCGACGGCTCCTTCCGCCTGCGGGCACGGCACAGTGGCAAGGTCCTCGACAGTCCCGGTGGCGGTGCCCAGGGCGCCCAGCTCATCCAGTGGCCGGACGCGGGCAGCGACAACCAGTGGTGGCGGCTCGTCGACGCGGGCGACGGCTTCCACCGCCTCGTCAACGTCCGCAACGGCACCTGGTGTGCGGACGTCGACGGCGGCTCGACGGCGGACGGCGCCCGGGTCATCCAGTGGCCCGTCGGGTCCGGGACGAGCCAGGAGTGGCAGATCGTCGGCGTGTGA
- a CDS encoding ABC transporter permease, with the protein MSETAAATTAKTPPDEQPAARKAGGRRIAFARLRDLALIPAIVVIAIVGQIVNPVFLQADNLINVLQTMSEIAVLVLAQTLVLIVKKMDLSLESTVGLAPGVAAWLTVPAGATHGLGLLPGAWSVPVTLAVGLLIGAVNALFIIRFGLNGFIVTLGMLIVLRGILTGISGGQTFFQLPSSMLYIGTAEWFGMPASVWVCLILFAVGIVVLGFTSFGRSLYAIGGNVDAAKAAGIRTDRVLWIVIVSASLLAALSGLMLSGRLASVASAQGNGYIFTVFAAAVIGGISLNGGKGTMFGAFTGILLLFLIQNVLTLGGVPAQWIGALNGAIILIALALSRVTGGKVQD; encoded by the coding sequence ATGTCTGAGACAGCGGCCGCGACCACCGCGAAGACCCCGCCCGACGAACAGCCGGCCGCCCGGAAGGCCGGAGGGCGCAGGATCGCCTTCGCCCGGCTGCGCGACCTGGCCCTCATTCCCGCGATCGTCGTCATCGCGATCGTCGGCCAGATCGTCAACCCGGTGTTCCTCCAGGCCGACAACCTCATCAACGTCCTGCAGACCATGTCCGAGATCGCGGTCCTGGTCCTGGCGCAGACACTGGTGCTGATCGTCAAGAAGATGGACCTGTCCCTGGAGTCCACGGTCGGTCTGGCCCCCGGAGTCGCCGCCTGGCTCACGGTCCCGGCGGGCGCCACGCACGGCCTGGGGCTGCTCCCGGGCGCCTGGTCGGTGCCGGTCACGCTCGCCGTGGGCCTGCTGATCGGCGCGGTGAACGCGCTGTTCATCATCCGGTTCGGCCTCAACGGCTTCATCGTGACCCTGGGCATGCTGATCGTGCTGCGCGGCATCCTCACCGGTATCTCCGGCGGTCAGACCTTCTTCCAGCTGCCGTCGTCGATGCTGTACATCGGCACCGCGGAGTGGTTCGGCATGCCCGCCTCGGTGTGGGTCTGCCTGATCCTGTTCGCCGTCGGGATCGTGGTGCTCGGCTTCACCAGCTTCGGCCGCTCCCTGTACGCCATCGGCGGCAACGTCGACGCGGCGAAGGCGGCCGGCATCCGCACCGACCGGGTGCTGTGGATCGTGATCGTCAGCGCGAGCCTGCTGGCGGCGCTCAGCGGTCTGATGCTCTCGGGGCGGCTGGCCTCGGTGGCCTCCGCGCAGGGCAACGGCTACATCTTCACGGTGTTCGCCGCGGCCGTCATCGGCGGGATCAGCCTCAACGGCGGCAAGGGCACGATGTTCGGCGCCTTCACCGGCATCCTGCTGCTCTTCCTGATCCAGAACGTCCTCACCCTCGGCGGCGTTCCCGCGCAGTGGATCGGCGCGCTCAACGGTGCCATCATCCTGATCGCGCTGGCACTCTCCCGGGTGACCGGGGGCAAGGTCCAGGACTAG
- a CDS encoding sugar ABC transporter ATP-binding protein produces MVTAPPVAEAAGITKRFGSTVALSDARITIAPGQTHALVGRNGAGKSTLVSVLTGLQAPDTGTVTFAGEPAPRLADRDAWRQRVACVYQKSTIIPELTVAENLFLNRHDRGRSGLISWRTLRRKAEELLRTWSVDVDVRTAAGELDVEQRQFVEIARALSFGARFIVLDEPTAQLDAAAINRLFGRIKDLQEQGVTFLFISHHLQEIYEICDTVTVFRDARHILTASVTDLPRSELVAAMTGDAAAESVGRRRGALETGVPEVLKVGGASLDGAYDDVSFAVRGGEIVGLAGAASSGRTELAETVVGLRAAGSGTVEIAGARPRPGSVPAALRAGVGFVPQDRHHQGYVPGMSIADNGTLTIPERLGPPGFIDRRRRDRLAEEMIENLAIKTPGPELEVAGLSGGNQQKVVMARALASDPKVLVLINPTAGVDVRSKEFLLGKVEETAESGTGVLIASDELDDLRMCDRVLVMFQGRVVAEKPSGWHDHELVAAMEGVDLDV; encoded by the coding sequence ATGGTTACTGCTCCGCCCGTCGCCGAGGCGGCGGGGATCACGAAGCGGTTCGGATCCACGGTCGCGCTCAGCGACGCCCGGATCACGATCGCACCCGGGCAGACGCACGCGCTGGTGGGACGCAACGGCGCGGGGAAGTCGACCCTGGTCTCGGTCCTCACCGGCCTCCAGGCACCCGACACGGGCACGGTGACCTTCGCCGGCGAGCCGGCTCCCCGGCTCGCCGACCGGGACGCCTGGCGGCAGCGGGTGGCCTGCGTCTACCAGAAGTCCACGATCATCCCCGAACTGACGGTGGCGGAGAACCTCTTCCTCAACCGCCACGACCGCGGCCGGAGCGGCCTGATCAGCTGGCGCACGCTCCGCCGCAAGGCCGAGGAGCTGCTGCGGACCTGGTCGGTCGACGTGGACGTACGGACGGCGGCCGGTGAACTCGACGTCGAGCAGCGGCAGTTCGTGGAGATCGCCCGGGCGCTGTCCTTCGGGGCCCGGTTCATCGTCCTCGACGAGCCCACCGCGCAGCTGGACGCGGCGGCCATCAACCGCCTGTTCGGCCGGATCAAGGACCTCCAGGAACAGGGCGTCACCTTCCTGTTCATCAGCCACCACCTCCAGGAGATCTACGAGATCTGCGACACGGTGACGGTGTTCCGGGACGCCCGGCACATCCTCACCGCGTCCGTCACGGACCTGCCCCGCTCCGAACTCGTGGCCGCCATGACGGGCGACGCGGCGGCAGAGAGCGTCGGGAGGCGCCGCGGCGCGTTGGAGACCGGGGTCCCGGAGGTGCTCAAGGTCGGCGGCGCCTCCCTGGACGGCGCCTACGACGACGTGTCGTTCGCGGTCCGCGGCGGCGAGATCGTCGGTCTGGCCGGCGCCGCGAGCAGTGGCCGCACCGAGCTCGCGGAGACCGTGGTGGGCCTGCGCGCCGCCGGTTCCGGCACGGTGGAGATCGCGGGAGCCCGGCCCCGGCCGGGCAGCGTCCCCGCGGCTCTCCGGGCCGGCGTGGGATTCGTCCCGCAGGACCGCCACCACCAGGGCTATGTCCCCGGGATGTCCATCGCGGACAACGGCACCCTGACCATCCCGGAACGGCTCGGCCCGCCCGGCTTCATCGACCGGCGTCGCCGCGACCGACTGGCCGAGGAAATGATCGAGAACCTGGCGATCAAGACACCGGGCCCCGAGCTGGAGGTCGCCGGGCTCTCCGGAGGCAACCAGCAGAAGGTCGTCATGGCCCGCGCTCTCGCCAGTGACCCCAAGGTGCTGGTGCTCATCAACCCGACCGCCGGCGTCGACGTGCGGTCCAAGGAGTTCCTCCTCGGCAAGGTCGAGGAGACCGCCGAGTCCGGCACCGGGGTGCTCATCGCCTCCGACGAACTCGACGACCTGCGGATGTGCGACCGGGTCCTGGTGATGTTCCAGGGCCGCGTGGTCGCCGAGAAGCCGAGCGGCTGGCACGACCACGAGCTGGTGGCCGCGATGGAAGGAGTGGACCTCGATGTCTGA